In one Culex quinquefasciatus strain JHB chromosome 2, VPISU_Cqui_1.0_pri_paternal, whole genome shotgun sequence genomic region, the following are encoded:
- the LOC6046503 gene encoding GDP-fucose protein O-fucosyltransferase 1, producing MKMLLNFVILGVIFITACSSISVDENGYILYCPCMGRFGNQADHFLGALGFAHALNRTLVLPPWVEYRKGEARSIQVPFDAYFQVAPLGEFTKVITMENFMTALAPSLWPPENRTSFCYTERMDLDGKMSGGCNAKSGNPFGPFWDNFGVDFVKSEFFGPKLNYDVYHHDMASKWNERYPAERWPVIAFTGAPASFPIQIENRELHQHLRWSVSIENEARDFIRYKMPKGAFIGIHLRNGIDWVRACDHVKDSSNLFSSPQCLGYRNEKGSLTLDMCLPPKDVIIRQLKRLIKNHKETHKNNPIKSVFVASDNNHMINELNEALKRMDVVAAKAAGSNPHLDLAILGMSNHFVGNCVSSYSAFVKRERDAKGFPSSFWAFPAEKPRSFKSNASGGGSLTHEEL from the exons ATGaaaatgttgttaaattttgtgattCTTGGTGTGATTTTCATCACGGCGTGTTCCAGCATCAGCGTCGATGAAAATGGGTACATTTTGTACTGTCCGTGCATGG GTCGTTTCGGCAACCAAGCGGACCACTTCCTTGGCGCCCTCGGATTTGCCCACGCCCTCAACCGAACGCTGGTGCTTCCACCGTGGGTCGAGTACCGCAAGGGGGAGGCCCGTTCGATCCAGGTCCCATTCGACGCGTACTTCCAGGTGGCTCCCCTGGGCGAGTTTACCAAGGTGATCACGATGGAGAACTTTATGACGGCGTTGGCACCGTCGCTGTGGCCACCGGAAAATCGCACCTCGTTCTGCTACACGGAACGTATGGATTTGGACGGGAAGATGAGTGGCGGGTGTAACGCCAAGAGTGGTAATCcttttggaccgttttgggACAATTTTGGGGTGGATTTTGTCAAGTCGGAGTTTTTTGGACCGAAGCTGAACTACGACGTTTATCACCACGATATGGCGAGCAAGTGGAACGAGCGGTATCCGGCGGAGAGGTGGCCGGTCATTGCTTTTACCGGAGCTCCGGCGAGCTTCCCGATTCAAATTGAGAATCGAGAGCTGCACCAGCATTTGAGGTGGTCGGTGAGCATCGAGAACGAAGCGCGAGACTTTATTCGGTACAAGATGCCGAAAGGGGCCTTTATCGGGATTCATCTGAGGAACGGAATCGACTGGGTGCGTGCCTGTGACCACGTTAAGGACAGCTCCAACCTGTTCTCGTCGCCGCAATGCCTCGGATATCGGAACGAGAAGGGATCGCTCACGCTGGACATGTGTCTACCGCCAAAGGACGTCATAATTCGGCAGCTTAAACGACTCATCAAGAATCACAAAGAAACCCACAAGAATAACCCGATCAAGTCGGTGTTTGTCGCGTCGGACAACAATCACATGATTAACGAGCTCAACGAAGCGCTCAAGCGGATGGACGTGGTGGCGGCGAAGGCGGCCGGAAGTAACCCCCATCTGGATCTGGCCATTCTGGGGATGTCCAACCACTTTGTCGGCAACTGTGTCTCGTCGTACTCGGCTTTTGTGAAGCGCGAACGCGACGCCAAGGGATTCCCGTCCAGCTTTTGGGCCTTCCCCGCGGAGAAGCCCAGGTCGTTCAAATCCAACGCCTCGGGAGGAGGATCGCTGACGCATGAAGAGCTGTGA
- the LOC6046502 gene encoding UPF0587 protein GA18326, which yields MVKIGLQIKATLENIEALKTCHPNYAFFVKIKCTNCGEESDKWHDITEGDHVNEDSRNPKGFNFYMKCRMCSRENSIDVVEGSNATYTADDSGKLKTIVAFDCRGVEPTDFSPRAGWIVKASENGPTFEDVDLSDDDWVEYDQKNNNSIGVYEFESSFIKMKK from the exons ATGGTCAAAATCGGTCTCCAAATCAAGGCCACCCTCGAGAACATCGAGGCGCTCAAGACGTGCCACCCGAACTATGCGTTCTTCGTGAAAATCAAGTGCACCAACTGCGGCGAAGAGTCGGACAAGTGGCACGACATCACGGAGGGCGACCACGTCAACGAAGATTCGCGCAATCCGAAGGGGTTTAACTTTTACATGAAGTGCCGGATGTGCTCGCGCGAGAACAGCATCGACGTCGTCGAGGGAAGCAATG CAACTTACACGGCGGACGACTCGGGCAAGCTGAAGACGATTGTGGCGTTCGACTGCCGCGGAGTGGAACCGACGGATTTTAGTCCGCGTGCCGGATGGATTGTTAAGGCTAGCGAGAACGGGCCCACCTTCGAGGACGTCGATCTTTCCGATGACGATTGGGTTGAGTATGACCAGAAGAACAACAATTCGATTGGAGTTTACGAATTTGAGTCGAGCTTTATCAAGATGAAAAAGTAG